In a single window of the Ancylothrix sp. D3o genome:
- a CDS encoding GTP-binding protein encodes MLPIRTPLTVITGPLGSGKTTLLRHILDNFPKKIAILMNEFGEIAIDSKIIAGKNVEMADLGGGCVCCSLLGEFEAAVNEIIDTISPDNIVVETTGVAEPDALVFDIQESLPVVRLDGVITVVDADGFVKYPHIGHTTRIQIDAADTLLLNKVDLVSEDELKSLQEKLHSLNEIASIVPAVRCQVDVDLLFGIGRERVQPAPHHVHQLEYESFSYKTSAIFNQEAFEEFAATLAPDVYRAKGFIKFESGIYLFNFVAGRWDLEVFEQEATELVFIGKQISQKKQTILNQLQKCEL; translated from the coding sequence ATGCTGCCAATAAGAACGCCGTTAACAGTAATCACCGGCCCTCTGGGAAGTGGAAAAACCACACTTTTACGCCATATTCTTGATAATTTTCCTAAAAAAATCGCAATTTTAATGAATGAATTTGGGGAAATTGCCATTGATAGTAAAATTATTGCGGGTAAAAATGTAGAAATGGCAGACCTTGGTGGGGGTTGTGTTTGCTGTTCACTTTTGGGGGAGTTTGAAGCGGCGGTTAATGAAATTATCGACACAATTTCTCCTGATAATATTGTTGTGGAAACCACTGGCGTTGCAGAACCGGATGCGCTGGTTTTTGATATTCAAGAAAGTTTGCCGGTGGTGCGTTTGGATGGTGTAATTACTGTTGTTGATGCGGATGGTTTTGTTAAATATCCCCACATTGGGCACACCACGCGAATACAAATTGACGCGGCGGATACTTTGCTTTTAAATAAAGTTGATTTAGTCTCGGAGGATGAGTTAAAAAGTTTGCAAGAAAAGCTGCACTCTTTAAATGAAATTGCTTCTATTGTGCCGGCGGTACGCTGTCAAGTGGATGTGGATTTATTATTTGGAATTGGGCGAGAGCGTGTACAACCGGCACCGCATCACGTTCATCAGTTAGAGTATGAATCTTTTAGCTATAAAACATCAGCTATTTTTAACCAAGAAGCATTTGAAGAATTCGCTGCTACTCTGGCTCCAGATGTTTACCGAGCTAAAGGTTTTATTAAGTTTGAATCGGGGATTTATTTGTTTAATTTTGTGGCGGGGCGCTGGGATTTAGAAGTTTTTGAACAAGAAGCAACCGAGCTAGTTTTTATTGGCAAACAAATCAGCCAGAAAAAACAAACAATTTTAAATCAACTGCAAAAATGCGAGTTATAA
- the glp gene encoding gephyrin-like molybdotransferase Glp: MLPVKEAELIILNLADQASGLSDVESVSLPEAAGRILATAVTSDLNFPHWDNSAMDGYAVRYEDVSGAEEHQPALLQLVAEIGAGTQPHVSIKAGQAARILTGAMMPEGADTVIIQEVTKIENNQVVILKAPTSQGEFVRYGGQYYKAGEPLLDAGVVLNAPEIAVLAAVGCHQIPVYRQPKVAILSTGNELVTPEKTLSSGQIFDSNQYALVAAVKNAGGVPVPLGIVKDDPEALKLAISQALETADIVLSTGGVSVGDYDYVEEILSRLRGRIHISSVAVKPGKPLTVATFSKPETAQQVLYFGLPGNPVSTLVTFWRFVQPAIKKIAGLSNNFEPIFLPAITRQDLRSDGKRESYLWGKLIPVKQGFEFELAGGTHASANLINLALTNSLAVVPVGEKLIPAGAEVQVMQIGNG, translated from the coding sequence ATGCTGCCGGTAAAAGAAGCTGAGTTAATTATTTTAAATTTGGCAGATCAGGCTTCGGGGTTGTCTGATGTGGAAAGTGTGAGTTTGCCTGAAGCGGCTGGACGTATTTTAGCAACGGCGGTGACAAGCGATCTCAATTTTCCTCATTGGGATAATTCGGCTATGGATGGTTATGCGGTGCGTTATGAAGATGTGAGCGGTGCTGAGGAACACCAACCGGCTCTACTGCAACTTGTAGCAGAAATTGGCGCCGGTACTCAACCCCACGTTTCTATTAAAGCAGGTCAAGCCGCTCGCATTCTCACCGGCGCCATGATGCCAGAAGGCGCAGATACGGTGATCATCCAAGAAGTGACTAAAATTGAAAATAATCAAGTTGTTATTTTAAAAGCCCCAACTTCGCAAGGGGAATTTGTGCGATATGGGGGACAATATTACAAAGCCGGCGAGCCTTTGTTAGACGCTGGAGTGGTTTTGAATGCCCCAGAAATCGCCGTTTTAGCAGCAGTTGGATGTCATCAAATACCAGTTTACCGGCAGCCAAAAGTTGCTATATTATCCACCGGCAACGAACTTGTCACCCCAGAGAAAACATTGAGTAGCGGTCAAATTTTCGATTCAAACCAATATGCTTTAGTAGCAGCGGTGAAAAATGCCGGTGGAGTGCCGGTGCCGTTAGGAATTGTCAAAGATGATCCCGAAGCCTTAAAACTAGCCATTTCTCAAGCCTTAGAAACAGCCGATATAGTCTTATCCACCGGCGGCGTTTCTGTGGGAGATTACGATTATGTAGAAGAAATTTTATCCCGCCTTCGCGGTAGAATTCATATTAGCTCAGTAGCGGTGAAACCAGGCAAACCTTTAACCGTTGCCACATTTTCTAAACCTGAAACTGCTCAACAAGTTTTATATTTTGGTTTACCAGGAAATCCAGTTTCTACCTTAGTCACATTTTGGCGATTTGTGCAACCGGCCATCAAAAAAATAGCCGGATTATCGAATAACTTTGAACCGATTTTTTTGCCAGCCATAACACGCCAAGATTTGCGATCTGATGGCAAAAGAGAAAGCTATTTGTGGGGAAAATTAATCCCAGTCAAACAAGGATTTGAATTTGAACTGGCCGGTGGTACTCACGCCTCAGCCAATTTAATTAATTTAGCACTTACCAACAGTTTAGCAGTGGTGCCGGTGGGAGAAAAACTCATTCCTGCCGGTGCAGAAGTGCAAGTTATGCAGATTGGAAATGGATAA
- a CDS encoding NADPH-dependent FMN reductase, with protein MTYTPKILAFAGSTRTNSFHKKLVKIAAQGAKNAGAEVTFIDLRDYPMPLYDEDLEATEGMPANVRKLKEVFWQHQGLLIASPEYNSSYSGVLKNTIDWLSRPASSDEPGLSCFVGKVAAIMSTSPGALGGLRGLATLRQLLENIQVIVLPSQQAIPKAFEAFNAEGMLGDAKQQASIEKLGENLAGMLSKLNG; from the coding sequence ATGACTTACACACCAAAAATTTTAGCCTTTGCTGGCAGCACTCGCACAAATTCTTTCCATAAAAAGCTGGTAAAAATTGCCGCCCAAGGAGCAAAAAATGCTGGGGCTGAGGTGACTTTTATCGATTTGCGCGATTATCCAATGCCGCTTTATGATGAAGATTTGGAAGCGACAGAAGGAATGCCGGCAAATGTCAGAAAATTAAAGGAGGTTTTTTGGCAACATCAGGGGCTTTTAATTGCTTCTCCTGAGTATAACAGTTCTTATTCTGGGGTGTTAAAAAATACAATTGATTGGCTGAGTCGCCCTGCGTCTTCTGATGAACCTGGTTTATCTTGTTTTGTGGGCAAGGTAGCGGCGATTATGAGTACATCTCCTGGTGCTTTGGGGGGGCTGCGGGGTTTAGCTACTTTGCGGCAATTGTTAGAGAATATTCAGGTGATTGTTTTGCCGTCGCAACAGGCAATTCCCAAAGCTTTTGAAGCGTTTAATGCTGAGGGTATGCTAGGTGATGCCAAGCAACAAGCCTCGATTGAAAAGTTGGGTGAAAATTTGGCGGGGATGCTGAGCAAGTTAAACGGATAA
- a CDS encoding serine/threonine-protein kinase, which produces MKLCVNPACPNPENPDHAHRCQACGSKLLLRDRYQVNQALGQGGFGATFVASDISLPGTPTCVIKQLRPVATSERVLEMSRELFKREAKTLGKIGNHPQVPRLLDYFEIEDDFYLVQEYVNGSTLKQEVKRTGPFTELGVRQFLTEILPVVQYLHDHRVIHRDIKPANIIRRTIDHKLVLIDFGAVKDHVSQTMALNSSEQTALTSFAIGTPGFAPPEQMALRPVYASDIYALGVTSIYLLTGKSPSHLGYDATTGEICWRQNIQVSSKLMGVLERMLEVSVRRRYQSANDVLRALNAEFNSEGFAQGMATMAKSTLLQPEEPTDIEAEGGGRTEMSRLAEAIRARKSKLSSSRLPSSGTRNRSMMTKSPTTAMEGKGASAAKVNSSAKWDANSVKTAYVKGRRDFAGLDLSLLDLAGADLREAILHQAKLVKTNFTNADLSNANLGRASLNQASLRDADLTKAYMSYANLEGADMRGANLTEAYLSHANLRGANLCGANLTGARVSDEQLALAKTNWLTVKPNGKRGLF; this is translated from the coding sequence ATGAAGCTCTGTGTAAATCCAGCCTGTCCCAATCCAGAGAACCCAGACCACGCTCACCGATGTCAAGCTTGTGGTAGTAAGCTTTTGCTGCGCGACCGCTATCAGGTAAATCAAGCGTTAGGTCAAGGAGGTTTCGGCGCAACGTTTGTGGCAAGTGATATCTCGTTACCAGGAACTCCAACTTGTGTGATTAAACAGTTGCGTCCGGTGGCGACTTCTGAGCGAGTGTTGGAGATGTCGAGGGAGTTGTTTAAGCGGGAAGCAAAAACGCTGGGAAAAATTGGTAATCACCCGCAAGTTCCTCGGCTGTTAGATTATTTTGAAATTGAAGATGATTTTTATTTGGTTCAGGAATATGTGAATGGATCAACCCTGAAGCAGGAAGTAAAGCGAACAGGGCCGTTTACTGAGTTGGGGGTGCGGCAGTTTTTAACGGAAATTTTGCCGGTGGTGCAATACCTTCACGATCACCGGGTGATTCACCGCGATATTAAACCGGCTAATATTATCCGTCGCACGATTGACCATAAGTTAGTGTTGATCGATTTTGGTGCGGTTAAGGATCATGTCAGTCAAACGATGGCTTTAAATTCTTCGGAACAAACAGCGTTAACGTCGTTTGCAATTGGGACACCGGGGTTTGCGCCTCCAGAACAAATGGCGCTGAGGCCGGTTTATGCTAGTGATATTTATGCGCTGGGAGTGACGAGTATTTACTTGTTAACCGGCAAATCTCCAAGTCATTTAGGCTATGATGCCACGACTGGCGAAATTTGCTGGCGCCAGAATATTCAGGTTAGTTCAAAATTGATGGGTGTTCTGGAAAGAATGCTTGAGGTGTCGGTACGCCGGCGTTATCAATCAGCAAATGATGTGCTGAGGGCGCTTAATGCTGAGTTTAACAGCGAGGGTTTTGCTCAGGGTATGGCGACGATGGCAAAATCTACTCTGCTTCAACCAGAGGAACCTACGGATATTGAAGCAGAAGGCGGGGGCAGAACGGAAATGTCGCGTTTGGCAGAGGCGATTCGAGCCCGAAAAAGCAAGTTAAGTTCTAGCCGTTTACCTAGCTCTGGTACGCGCAATCGAAGTATGATGACTAAAAGCCCGACGACGGCGATGGAGGGGAAAGGTGCTTCGGCTGCAAAGGTTAATTCGTCGGCAAAATGGGATGCGAATAGTGTTAAAACGGCTTATGTGAAAGGCCGGCGTGATTTTGCTGGTTTAGACCTCAGTCTTTTAGATTTGGCCGGTGCTGATTTGAGGGAAGCGATTTTACATCAAGCTAAATTGGTTAAAACTAATTTTACTAATGCTGATTTGTCGAATGCGAATTTAGGCCGAGCAAGTTTAAATCAAGCTTCTTTGCGGGATGCGGATTTAACGAAGGCTTATATGAGTTATGCTAATCTCGAAGGTGCGGATATGCGCGGGGCTAATTTAACTGAGGCTTATTTGTCTCATGCAAATCTCAGAGGGGCAAATCTTTGTGGGGCAAATCTTACGGGCGCCCGTGTCAGTGATGAGCAGTTGGCGCTGGCAAAAACTAATTGGTTAACGGTTAAGCCAAATGGCAAACGTGGATTATTTTAA
- a CDS encoding CHAT domain-containing protein, producing MSRSDNPCLSICVEPLKATTASQHFAIWVVKAPYPGGYVHHDSIWPQDLSQTWYAWQKLFCNHRPLQLFPTTEPPTTEPPTGEGSLSSRLMQQLGLNLWKWLSDGTVQNSFAQSRGIALGQDKPLRLRLEIRDPNLIVLPWEIMQQGAGQPAISLNPQILFSRTTSDVDPLRQTSPAQALNILLVLGEDKLSPIGGSANTLQLQQEAAQIAEILQISETTPTPQTVPCTVHTLIQPSPAELIARLETGLYNVFFYAGHGISAPNGGQLLLRPNTSLSGTELAGALVSNKVSLALFNSCWGAQSDSYNSLPVPRSSLAEVLIHHGVPAVLAMRDSIADTEALSFVQAFTRALASRVPVDRAACIARQQLLTLYKFNQPAWTLPVLYMHPEYNGELIQTNEEVSTELPQNSPTWVGKRITAAYLRSEIEPAKIWPVRGGFMRVGRVPENDLKIEERWVSQKHAEIFYRDTSNTTEPAYFLRDFSRYGTLVSSTQGWQKIHHQEILLQSGMQIKFGSSQGQTWQFIIQNLPPT from the coding sequence ATGTCTCGGTCAGACAATCCTTGCCTGAGCATCTGCGTAGAACCCCTCAAAGCCACCACCGCTTCCCAACACTTTGCGATCTGGGTGGTGAAAGCCCCCTATCCGGGCGGATACGTCCACCACGATAGCATTTGGCCCCAGGACTTAAGCCAGACATGGTACGCTTGGCAAAAATTATTTTGCAACCACCGGCCCCTGCAACTATTCCCCACCACCGAACCCCCCACCACCGAACCCCCCACCGGCGAAGGCTCCCTCAGCAGCCGGCTGATGCAGCAACTCGGCTTAAACCTCTGGAAATGGCTCAGTGACGGCACCGTCCAAAACAGCTTTGCCCAAAGTCGCGGAATCGCCCTAGGGCAAGACAAACCCCTGCGCCTGCGCCTAGAAATTCGAGACCCCAACCTGATCGTTTTACCTTGGGAAATTATGCAGCAAGGCGCCGGTCAACCCGCCATCTCCCTCAACCCCCAAATCTTATTTAGCCGCACCACCAGCGACGTCGATCCCCTCAGACAAACCTCCCCCGCCCAAGCATTAAATATCCTCCTCGTCTTAGGAGAAGACAAACTCAGCCCCATTGGCGGTAGTGCCAACACCTTGCAACTGCAACAAGAAGCCGCACAAATAGCCGAAATCCTCCAAATCAGCGAAACCACCCCCACCCCCCAAACCGTCCCCTGCACCGTCCACACCCTCATTCAACCAAGCCCCGCCGAACTCATCGCCCGCCTAGAAACCGGCCTCTACAACGTCTTTTTTTATGCCGGTCATGGCATCAGCGCCCCCAATGGCGGACAACTGCTTCTGCGCCCCAACACCTCCCTCAGCGGCACCGAACTCGCCGGCGCACTTGTTTCTAACAAAGTGAGCCTCGCTCTCTTTAATTCCTGCTGGGGCGCACAAAGTGATAGCTACAACAGCCTCCCCGTTCCCCGCAGCAGCCTTGCCGAAGTCCTGATTCATCACGGAGTCCCCGCCGTCCTCGCCATGCGCGACAGCATCGCCGACACAGAAGCCCTCAGCTTCGTCCAAGCCTTCACCCGCGCCCTCGCCAGTCGTGTGCCGGTGGATCGCGCCGCCTGCATCGCCCGCCAACAGCTTCTTACATTGTATAAGTTCAACCAACCCGCTTGGACACTCCCAGTCTTATATATGCACCCAGAGTATAACGGAGAACTCATTCAAACCAATGAAGAAGTAAGCACCGAACTGCCCCAAAACTCCCCTACCTGGGTAGGAAAACGCATCACCGCCGCCTATCTGCGTTCAGAAATAGAACCCGCCAAAATTTGGCCGGTGCGCGGCGGCTTCATGCGCGTGGGTAGAGTGCCAGAAAATGACCTCAAAATAGAAGAGCGCTGGGTATCCCAAAAACACGCCGAAATCTTCTACCGCGACACCTCCAACACCACCGAACCGGCCTATTTTTTACGCGACTTTTCCCGTTACGGTACCCTTGTTTCCTCCACCCAAGGCTGGCAAAAAATCCACCACCAAGAAATCCTCTTGCAATCGGGTATGCAAATTAAATTTGGCAGTTCCCAAGGCCAAACCTGGCAATTTATCATCCAAAACCTCCCCCCAACCTAA
- a CDS encoding ferritin-like domain-containing protein: protein MNFVTQLLHLVGSGAVAYISARNIRDSRTRPNTLAAFQLAESGSVPFLTSLSERAAAEGDSWLAQMLALHAADERRHGNIFAQALKQWDKEVIDFKSLPKPAENKGEKPKRSPFFAAYFDGYDAEFFKPDKIEWPVFMASTYILELDASTDFARMANVLPDDDLRCRNLKKGMLSIASDETRHAAYLYEAMERRFSAREVENLVDEWRTRKVNALLAMVGNFVKGGGNPNLVKDGVPVDVSGENSSELKAA from the coding sequence ATGAATTTTGTTACTCAATTATTGCATCTGGTGGGTTCCGGTGCGGTGGCTTATATTTCGGCCCGCAATATTCGGGATTCGCGGACTCGTCCAAATACTTTGGCGGCTTTTCAGTTGGCTGAGTCTGGTTCGGTTCCTTTTTTAACTTCGTTGAGTGAGCGGGCGGCGGCTGAGGGTGATAGTTGGTTGGCCCAAATGTTGGCTTTGCACGCTGCGGATGAACGCCGGCATGGGAATATTTTTGCTCAGGCTTTGAAGCAATGGGATAAGGAGGTGATTGATTTTAAGAGTTTGCCAAAGCCGGCGGAAAATAAGGGGGAAAAGCCAAAACGTAGTCCGTTTTTTGCGGCTTATTTTGATGGGTATGATGCGGAGTTTTTCAAGCCGGATAAGATAGAGTGGCCGGTGTTTATGGCGAGTACCTATATTTTGGAGTTGGATGCGAGTACGGATTTTGCTCGGATGGCAAATGTGTTGCCTGATGATGATTTACGTTGTCGCAATCTTAAGAAGGGGATGTTGAGTATTGCAAGTGATGAAACTCGTCATGCGGCTTATCTTTATGAGGCTATGGAGCGCCGGTTTTCTGCTAGGGAGGTTGAGAATTTGGTGGATGAGTGGCGCACTCGTAAGGTGAATGCGCTTTTGGCAATGGTGGGTAATTTTGTTAAGGGGGGTGGTAATCCGAATTTGGTAAAAGATGGGGTGCCGGTTGATGTTTCTGGGGAAAATTCCTCTGAGTTAAAGGCGGCTTAA
- a CDS encoding helix-turn-helix domain-containing protein, producing the protein METPKPTCPVEIALKVLGGRWKVLILRELFEGIKRFGQLQKSLTGITQKMLTQQLRELEQDGIVFRHVYLQVPPKVEYSLTPLGESLKPVLESIHQWGEKYEQAEEFLRRRLAEENETKQA; encoded by the coding sequence ATGGAAACCCCAAAACCCACCTGTCCCGTAGAAATCGCCCTCAAAGTCCTTGGCGGACGTTGGAAAGTATTAATTTTGCGAGAATTATTTGAAGGTATTAAAAGATTTGGACAACTGCAAAAATCCCTCACCGGCATCACTCAAAAAATGCTTACCCAACAATTGCGAGAATTAGAACAAGACGGCATCGTTTTTCGCCACGTTTATTTACAAGTTCCCCCCAAAGTTGAATACTCTTTAACACCGCTGGGAGAATCACTGAAGCCGGTTTTAGAATCTATCCATCAATGGGGAGAAAAATATGAGCAAGCAGAAGAATTTTTACGCCGCCGGTTAGCCGAAGAAAACGAAACAAAACAAGCCTAA
- a CDS encoding RtcB family protein, with protein MSVFKSLEKISDTIWEIPASYKEGMRVPARIYGTEKLIQEMDEGVYEQITNVATLPGITKYALCMPDGHFGYGFPIGGVAAMDIAEGGVISPGGIGFDINCGMRLVVTNLTYHEVKPHLKKIVDRLYERVPAGVGSTGFVKLSRSEFRKVVEQGAKWCVEHDYGWEQDLELIEENGCIQGADASKISDKAIDRGVNQIGTLGSGNHYLEIQVAHKQHILDPEIAKIYGITQPDQVVIMFHCGSRGFGHQVATDYLQTFLKVMESKYGIKILDRELACAPFNSPEGQAYFSAMKCGLNMSFVNRQVILHRIREVFSEIFGRSAEDLGMEMVYDVAHNTAKLEQHIIDGKNRTLLVHRKGSTRAFGPNMPDLPERYKNVGQPVIIGGSMETGSYLLAGVSSGAQSFFSTAHGSGRTMSRTKARKMYRGETLQKDMEKRGIYVRSTSWAGLAEEAGDAYKNIDDVIQATELAGLCKPVVRFTPIGNIKG; from the coding sequence ATGTCTGTTTTTAAAAGTTTAGAAAAAATCTCGGATACGATTTGGGAAATACCGGCAAGTTATAAGGAAGGGATGCGTGTACCGGCCCGCATTTATGGCACTGAAAAATTAATTCAAGAAATGGATGAGGGGGTGTACGAACAAATTACCAATGTTGCGACTTTACCAGGCATTACAAAGTATGCTCTGTGTATGCCAGATGGGCATTTTGGCTATGGTTTTCCTATTGGTGGAGTGGCGGCGATGGATATTGCCGAAGGTGGGGTAATTTCGCCGGGGGGAATTGGTTTTGATATTAATTGTGGGATGCGTTTGGTGGTAACAAATTTAACTTACCACGAGGTAAAACCTCATCTTAAAAAAATTGTAGACCGGCTTTATGAAAGAGTGCCGGCGGGGGTAGGAAGCACCGGCTTTGTGAAGCTTTCTCGCTCAGAATTTCGCAAAGTGGTAGAACAAGGTGCAAAATGGTGTGTGGAACATGATTATGGATGGGAACAAGATTTAGAATTGATCGAAGAAAACGGCTGCATTCAAGGTGCAGATGCTTCTAAAATTAGTGATAAAGCAATTGATCGGGGAGTCAATCAAATTGGCACTTTGGGTTCAGGAAATCATTATTTAGAAATTCAAGTTGCCCACAAACAACATATTTTAGATCCCGAAATTGCTAAAATTTATGGCATCACCCAACCCGATCAAGTTGTGATTATGTTTCACTGCGGAAGTCGGGGTTTTGGGCATCAAGTGGCAACTGATTATTTGCAAACTTTCCTAAAAGTAATGGAAAGCAAATATGGGATTAAAATTTTAGATCGGGAATTGGCTTGTGCGCCGTTTAATTCTCCCGAAGGACAGGCTTATTTTTCGGCGATGAAGTGCGGGTTAAATATGTCTTTTGTTAACCGGCAAGTAATTTTACACCGCATTCGAGAAGTTTTTTCGGAAATTTTTGGCCGGTCTGCCGAAGATTTAGGAATGGAAATGGTGTATGATGTGGCACACAATACGGCAAAATTAGAACAGCATATTATTGATGGGAAAAACCGCACTCTTTTGGTACATAGAAAAGGGTCTACCCGTGCTTTTGGCCCGAATATGCCTGATCTTCCAGAACGCTATAAAAATGTCGGACAGCCGGTAATTATTGGCGGAAGTATGGAAACCGGCTCTTATTTATTGGCGGGTGTTTCTAGTGGTGCCCAAAGCTTTTTTAGCACTGCACATGGTAGCGGTAGAACAATGAGTCGTACCAAAGCTCGCAAAATGTATCGCGGTGAAACATTGCAAAAAGATATGGAAAAGCGGGGAATTTATGTTCGTAGCACTTCTTGGGCGGGTTTAGCTGAGGAAGCTGGGGACGCTTATAAAAATATTGATGATGTGATTCAAGCAACAGAATTAGCCGGTCTTTGTAAGCCGGTTGTTCGCTTTACTCCCATTGGCAATATTAAAGGATAA
- a CDS encoding archease gives MGYQFLEDIAIADIAFEAWGKDLEELFIAAGDATVNTMVDNLEAIEATETRSFELEDDALDMLLFNFLQEFIYYKDSELLLLRAKQVKISQENGIFELNAIAKGEKLDISRHHQRVDVKAVTLHRFKLEKTDAGWQALVILDI, from the coding sequence ATGGGATACCAATTTTTAGAAGATATTGCCATTGCCGATATTGCCTTTGAAGCTTGGGGAAAAGATTTAGAGGAGCTTTTCATTGCGGCGGGTGATGCAACGGTGAATACAATGGTGGATAATTTAGAGGCGATTGAAGCCACAGAAACCCGCAGTTTTGAGTTAGAAGATGATGCGCTGGATATGCTGCTGTTTAACTTTTTGCAAGAGTTTATTTATTATAAAGATAGTGAGTTGCTGCTTTTGCGAGCAAAGCAAGTTAAAATTTCTCAGGAAAATGGAATTTTTGAATTAAACGCGATAGCAAAAGGTGAAAAATTAGATATCAGCCGGCATCATCAGCGCGTTGATGTCAAAGCGGTTACTTTACATCGTTTTAAGTTAGAAAAAACTGATGCCGGTTGGCAAGCATTGGTGATTTTAGATATCTGA
- a CDS encoding pirin family protein: protein MIILRKSEERGHANHGWLDSYHTFSFANYYDPDYMGFKSLRVINEDRVEPARGFGTHPHRDMEIITYVLEGALEHKDSIGNGSIIRPGDVQKMSAGTGILHSEYNPSESESVHLLQIWIVPNQRNLPASYEQKNFSEAEKRNHLRLIASTDGRENSVTVYQDVNLYATVLDAGKNVTHQLKEGREVWLQVVRGDVQLNDIMLRAGDGAAIVDETYLKIEAKTASELLLFDLG from the coding sequence ATGATTATTTTACGCAAGTCAGAAGAACGGGGTCATGCTAATCATGGTTGGCTGGATTCTTATCATACGTTTTCCTTTGCCAATTATTATGATCCTGATTATATGGGGTTTAAAAGTTTGCGGGTAATTAATGAGGATAGGGTGGAACCGGCACGAGGTTTTGGGACGCATCCCCACCGGGATATGGAGATTATTACTTATGTTTTGGAGGGGGCTTTGGAACATAAGGATAGTATTGGTAATGGCTCAATTATTCGTCCGGGGGATGTGCAGAAAATGAGTGCGGGGACGGGGATTTTGCACAGTGAATATAATCCTTCTGAAAGTGAGTCGGTGCATTTGTTGCAAATTTGGATTGTGCCAAATCAACGCAATTTGCCAGCTAGTTATGAACAAAAAAATTTCTCGGAGGCTGAGAAACGTAATCATTTGCGGTTAATTGCTTCAACCGATGGGAGAGAAAATTCTGTGACGGTTTATCAAGATGTCAATCTCTACGCTACGGTGTTGGATGCAGGTAAAAATGTTACCCACCAACTTAAAGAGGGGCGGGAAGTTTGGCTGCAAGTTGTGCGGGGCGATGTGCAACTAAATGATATAATGTTGAGGGCCGGAGATGGAGCAGCAATTGTGGACGAAACCTATCTAAAGATAGAAGCAAAAACAGCTTCAGAATTGTTACTTTTTGACCTTGGCTAA
- the cobO gene encoding cob(I)yrinic acid a,c-diamide adenosyltransferase, with protein sequence MEENNDLSLDQELKDTKTKSEEAYRQKMQRRKEVQEQRLAERRADKGLIIVHTGTGKGKTTAALGMVLRSLGHGFQVAIVQFIKGAWEPAEKEILSRFEPQLEFYAMGEGFTWDTQDRQRDTEKAQEAWLKGLSLIRNPAIKVVLLDEINVALKLGYLNVEEVVAGLEEKPEDNHVILTGRGAPAALIERADLVTEMTLIKHPFREQNIKAQPGIEF encoded by the coding sequence ATGGAAGAAAATAATGATTTGAGCTTAGATCAAGAATTAAAGGACACAAAAACAAAGAGCGAAGAAGCCTACCGGCAGAAGATGCAGCGGCGCAAGGAAGTACAAGAACAAAGACTGGCGGAGCGGAGAGCGGACAAAGGGTTAATTATTGTCCACACCGGCACCGGCAAAGGCAAAACAACGGCGGCGTTGGGGATGGTGTTGCGTTCTCTGGGACATGGCTTTCAAGTAGCTATAGTGCAGTTTATCAAAGGAGCATGGGAACCCGCAGAAAAGGAAATTTTGAGCCGGTTTGAACCGCAGCTAGAGTTTTATGCGATGGGGGAGGGGTTTACTTGGGATACGCAAGATCGGCAGAGAGATACAGAAAAAGCGCAGGAAGCATGGTTAAAAGGCTTAAGTTTAATTCGCAACCCAGCGATTAAAGTGGTGTTGCTGGATGAAATTAATGTGGCCTTAAAGTTAGGATATCTCAACGTAGAGGAAGTTGTGGCCGGTTTAGAAGAAAAGCCTGAAGATAATCATGTGATTTTAACCGGCAGGGGCGCACCGGCAGCGCTAATTGAGCGAGCGGATTTAGTTACAGAAATGACTTTGATTAAACATCCGTTCCGAGAACAAAATATTAAAGCTCAGCCGGGGATTGAGTTTTAA